The sequence below is a genomic window from Bosea sp. F3-2.
GGCGCGAGGCCGAAGCGATCGCCTTCGACCTTGAGCGCGATCTTGGTCAGCGCTCCCATGTGCAGCCCGGCGAGCGCGTCGCGGGTGGCTGCCGGAAGCTCCGGGGTGAAGCGGATGGCGCTGGATTTGAGCACGCCGACCGACACGGTGAGAATGCAGGCATTGGCGCGGATATCGCCTGACCGCGTGGTGACCGTCACGGCCGGTCCGTCCCAGCGGATCGCCTCGACCACTTGATCGATGCGAATATCGAGGCCTGCGGCGGAGCGCGTGACGAGATTGCCGTAGCCCGAGGGGACAACGAGATCGTCGCCGGACCAGAGGCGCTGATAGTCGCGCGCGGAAATCCGGCTTGATTCCTCCCCGATCGAAAGCAACAGGCCCGACGCCGCGATGGGGGCGCTATCGGGGCCGAGGTCGCCGAGCAATTCCGCGACCGACATGTCGCGCCCGGCGAGATCGACCGTCTCGAGCCGCTGGTCGATCCGGTTGAAGGCATCGCGCCTGCGGCGGCGATCGGCATCGGCCATGGGGCGCCCGTCAGTAAAGACCCGGAAACCGCCCCCCCAGGGTTCCGATGCGGTTTCGATGCCGAGCTCGCGGGCGATCTGGACCCAAGGGTTGCGTTCCGCCCAATGGATGAACATGGCGCCCGCGTCATATGTCGCGCCGAGGGAGGCATCGGTGAAGGCGCGTCCGCCGACGCGGCCGCGCGCCTCCAGAACGATGGGCTTGCGGCCGGCGGCACGCAGCGTCTGAGCCGCGGCGATGCCTGCCGCTCCCGCGCCGACAACGACAATATCGGCATCGCTCGCCGCTGAGCTGCGGCCGGCGATCGTGAAAGCAGTGACCATGGCGCTGCCCCCAGTCAGCAGCCTGCGGCGGGTCATTCTGGGATGGCGGAGATTCATGACGGGACAATGCGCGCTGTCGACGATGTTGCAATGGCCGGAAGGGCCGAAGACGCCGCTTTGACGATCACGACCTCGGGAGCGAAGTGTGGCCGCAAATTGAGAGTGTGTAATTCTACATTAGAATAGTTCTATTTTGGAATGAATCTATTGTCTCTGCAAATATTTTCAGACAATTGACAGTATATGATTCGATCAATATCGATCCTGCAACCTTGTATTAACGTATAAGGTCTTCTTTTTACTTATTTTAAATTGCCGATCAGGGTCGAGGACCCGTGCGGTAAAGATGGGATACGGGCGATGGGGAATCTTTCCGGCCGGCTTCGCGGCAGCGTGGCGCTTGGAAGCCTGGCATTGGTGCTTTTTGCTTCGACTGCCGAAGCCCAGCAGCGGAACCAGCAGGCCGCGCCTCCGGCAAGCTCCGTCGGCGAGGCGCCGGTCGTGCTGGATCAGATCAACGTCCAGGGGGAGGGTGTGCCAGGCGGTGCGCTGGTGAGCGGGCCGACGACAACGCGCGTGACGCGCCAGGAACTCGACCGCGAGCAGATCCAGAGCCTGACGGATCTGTCGAAGCGCGTCGAGGCGGGCATCACCTTCAACCGCCAGACCAACTCGCTCAATATCCGCGGCCTCGACGGCGCGCGCGTGCTGACGACCATCGACGGCATCCGTCAGCCGTTCATCGTCGATACCCGCGTCAATCGCGGTGCCCA
It includes:
- a CDS encoding NAD(P)/FAD-dependent oxidoreductase; amino-acid sequence: MVTAFTIAGRSSAASDADIVVVGAGAAGIAAAQTLRAAGRKPIVLEARGRVGGRAFTDASLGATYDAGAMFIHWAERNPWVQIARELGIETASEPWGGGFRVFTDGRPMADADRRRRRDAFNRIDQRLETVDLAGRDMSVAELLGDLGPDSAPIAASGLLLSIGEESSRISARDYQRLWSGDDLVVPSGYGNLVTRSAAGLDIRIDQVVEAIRWDGPAVTVTTRSGDIRANACILTVSVGVLKSSAIRFTPELPAATRDALAGLHMGALTKIALKVEGDRFGLAPGASLLEAGAPERMMNFDMFPDGKDIVIGYCGGDYARKLSEAGPEEAHAHVVDLLAKMVGGEFRKTVRAVSFPAWWTDPFARGSYSVCDPGHEKAREALAQPIGGRLLIAGEATAGGGAMTVGGATLAGRAAAARLARLKA